A portion of the Nitratidesulfovibrio termitidis HI1 genome contains these proteins:
- a CDS encoding glycosyl hydrolase 108 family protein, with amino-acid sequence MRDIFEKAQAFVARWEGGLVDHANDPGGITNRGVSLRWLRAIGCDIDGDGDIDQDDIRAVTPEVAAGLFLKHFWAASGVCMLPPLVAVAVYDAAVNQGAERAVRQLQAACNTVSRDQLEVDGRIGNQTLRRVRALCTAMCGGQLAVCDIVITAREQYYRELANRQPKAAGGAYVDYRPFLRGWLNRTASLRGWCHVLASEGWA; translated from the coding sequence ATGCGCGATATTTTCGAGAAAGCACAGGCGTTCGTCGCACGCTGGGAGGGCGGCCTGGTTGACCATGCCAACGACCCCGGCGGCATCACCAACCGGGGCGTGTCGTTGCGCTGGCTGCGCGCCATCGGCTGCGACATCGACGGCGACGGGGACATCGACCAGGACGATATCCGCGCGGTGACGCCCGAGGTGGCGGCGGGGTTGTTCCTCAAGCATTTCTGGGCGGCATCCGGGGTGTGCATGTTGCCGCCGCTGGTGGCCGTGGCCGTGTACGACGCCGCCGTGAACCAGGGGGCCGAACGGGCTGTGCGCCAGTTGCAGGCCGCGTGCAACACCGTGAGCCGCGACCAGTTGGAGGTGGACGGCCGCATCGGCAACCAGACCCTCCGCCGCGTGCGGGCACTGTGCACCGCAATGTGCGGCGGCCAGTTGGCGGTGTGCGACATCGTCATCACCGCGCGCGAGCAATATTACCGCGAGTTGGCCAACAGGCAGCCCAAGGCGGCGGGCGGCGCGTATGTGGACTACCGGCCGTTCCTGCGCGGCTGGCTGAACCGCACCGCCTCCCTGCGCGGATGGTGCCACGTGTTGGCCTCCGAGGGGTGGGCGTGA
- a CDS encoding regulatory protein GemA, which translates to MGNDGRNGDAVADRKTREDHSSNGRRKLLAMVHMGRKQLAMDEEAYRHILKSRFGVDSARHLGARELSRLVAALEEMGAVFVGKGKQYGRSAMKRRASGAADRVTDAQIARIRKSWDAFARKKGFDSLEAWLRRYWKCERVDWLERGQASRVIAVLDGMAEEAELRAWSDRQAAAGAV; encoded by the coding sequence ATGGGCAACGACGGACGCAACGGCGATGCTGTCGCCGACCGTAAGACTCGGGAAGACCACTCGTCTAACGGTCGCCGCAAATTATTGGCCATGGTGCATATGGGCCGCAAGCAACTGGCCATGGACGAGGAGGCGTATCGCCACATCCTGAAATCGCGCTTTGGCGTGGACAGCGCCAGGCACCTGGGGGCGCGCGAGTTGTCCCGGCTGGTGGCCGCCCTGGAAGAGATGGGGGCGGTGTTCGTGGGCAAGGGCAAGCAGTACGGGCGCAGCGCCATGAAGCGCCGCGCCAGCGGCGCGGCGGACAGGGTCACGGACGCGCAGATCGCGCGCATCCGGAAGTCGTGGGACGCCTTTGCGCGGAAGAAGGGTTTTGATTCGCTGGAGGCGTGGCTGCGCCGGTACTGGAAGTGCGAGCGGGTGGATTGGCTGGAGCGCGGGCAGGCCAGCCGGGTGATCGCCGTGCTGGACGGCATGGCCGAGGAGGCCGAACTGCGCGCCTGGTCGGACAGACAGGCAGCGGCGGGGGCCGTGTAG
- a CDS encoding BRO-N domain-containing protein, translated as MAENTVAQSVFAVDGNDVHYVEKDGEVLFTAEEIGRHLGYGDPAKAINKLYERNADELKLYSSVVKLTNEEQSQRLTRVFSEEGVYILSMLARTGEAKRFRARVALLLRRIRGEAQQRAVELARQAALQEAGAARQQSVRAALDITPANRAHIRKVLAYRARGFTVREIAAVMGMSRSRVGWFVTAARKLGLEV; from the coding sequence ATGGCTGAAAACACCGTAGCGCAATCCGTGTTCGCTGTCGATGGGAATGACGTGCACTACGTTGAAAAGGATGGAGAAGTCCTGTTCACGGCGGAGGAGATAGGACGCCACCTCGGCTATGGTGACCCTGCCAAGGCGATCAATAAGCTGTATGAACGCAACGCCGACGAACTCAAGTTGTATTCCTCCGTCGTCAAACTGACGAACGAAGAGCAATCCCAGCGCCTTACGCGCGTATTCTCCGAAGAAGGCGTGTACATCCTGTCCATGCTGGCCCGCACGGGCGAGGCCAAGCGCTTCCGGGCGCGGGTGGCCCTGCTGCTGCGCCGCATCCGGGGCGAGGCCCAGCAGCGCGCCGTGGAATTGGCCCGACAGGCCGCGCTGCAAGAGGCGGGCGCGGCCCGGCAGCAGTCGGTGCGTGCTGCGCTGGACATCACCCCGGCCAACCGGGCGCACATCCGCAAGGTGCTTGCCTACCGGGCGCGCGGGTTCACCGTGCGCGAAATCGCGGCGGTCATGGGCATGAGCCGCAGCCGCGTGGGCTGGTTCGTCACCGCCGCGCGCAAGCTCGGGCTGGAGGTGTAG